From the genome of Bradyrhizobium sp. ORS 278:
ATTCATGGAAAGCCGTATTAGTGCACGGGTCACCTGGTACCTTCAAGGGAGGAACGGCATTCTATCAACATCGGTTTGTAGATCTCGGCGCCAGAGACCTCCAGCAAGCGCTCCGCGTCGAGCAGCGATTGAAACGCCTCTTCATCATTGCGGAAGCCGGCATGCGAGGTGCGGATCAGACATCGCAGCAACGTCGCATGCAGCTCGCCGATGCGGTCGGTTCGGCGGCGGGCTACGCTGATCGCCTCGCCCGCAGTGTCCAAGGCGCCTTGCATGTCTCCCGCGCGGTACAAGGCGTCAGCTAGATCACCCAGCATCCGCGCCTCGAACTCCATACCTGCCCTGGCGCGTCTCGCGTAGTCAATGGCCTCGCGAAAATCGTAGGCCGCGTGCGTTACATCGCCGGCGATGGCCCGCGCGATGCCGGCGCCCGCCAAAGCCTGGACCCGGAGATATGGCATGCCCGCCGCTTCGGCGATCTGATGCAGTTCGGCCGAATGCATCGCGGCATCTTCGGCGCGCCCTTCGCATCTGGCGAATTCGATCGCCGCGAAATGAGGGATGAATCTTACGACAGGAGCCGCCTGGTCCGGTGGCGTCTCCAGCAGCTCGGTCAGCTGTATCTGGAGCTCTCCGAATCGACCGAGTTGAATCAGGGTCCGGGCCCGCAGGCATTTGATCCAGTATTCGACATCGAAGCCCATGATCTGGTTCGGGTTCAGGCCCAATGTCACATTGCTCTCGAAGCCGCTTTGCCGGGCCATGGCCTCCAGCGCGGTCTCGGCAGCGGAAAGCGCCTCTCGAACCCGCCCCGACAGCAGATAGGCCTGCGACAGCATGGCGTTGACGGTGGCATAGCGGCCGACATCCCCCTCCTCGGAGGTCAGCTTGACCGCATTCTGCACCAGAGTGACGTAGTCGTCGGCCGCCCCCGTCGAGGCCAGCACGCGCCCGTAGGCGCCGAGCACGAGCGGCTCATGCATCTTGTCCGAGGACCGCGCATAACGCAGCGCCTCTTCCGCGAACGGCTTGACCTCCTCGGCAGAGATGCCCTCGCGCCATCCGAAGTTGAGGATCTGCGCGCTGGCGAGCGAACGCAGTCGCTCGACATGCTCCGACTCCGGCATGGCCTGCAGCATGGCCCGGATCTTCTTCCACAACCGCAGCGCCTCGGCGGTGTTGGTGCGGCCGATCCAGCGCGCCGCGCGCTGCAGATGCTCGACGGACTGGATCGTCTGACCGGCGAACTCGTAATGCGAGGCGATCAGGGCCGCGAACTCGTCCTGGCTGCCCCAATCGAGCGCCTCGATGGCCTTCGCCACGGCAGCGTGGACCGTGCTCAGCCGCGAACGCAGTTGCATCGCATACGCCACCTCCTGGATCAGCGGATGGCGAAAGGCGAGCACGCCCATGTCGAACGGCGGCAGGTCATAAAGCAGATCGGCGTTGCGCAATTGCGCGAGCGCGTCGAACAGTTCGGCGTCGACGAGCCCTGTCACGGGCTTGAGCACGGACAGTGCCACCGAACGGCCGATCACGGCTGCCGTCTCCAGTACGTTCTTCGCGGTCTCGCCGAGCCGGTCGATCCGGGCCGCCACTACTGCATGCACCGTCGGCGGCAGCGGAATGGGACCAATGCCGCCCTTGAGGCGGTAGGCTCCGCGCTCGCCCTCGAAGTCGCTGCTTTCGGAGACCGCGCTCGCCAGCTCTTCGAGGAAGAACGGATTGCCCTGCGCGCGCTCGACGATGTCGCCGGCCAGCGCCTGCAACGACGGGTCGTCGCCGAACACGCCGCGCAGCAATTCACGTGCCTCGGCCGAGGCGAGCGGCACGATGTGCAACTCGTGAAATGCCGCCCGCTGCATGAAGGACGCGGCAAAGCCCGGCCTGTAGTTCACCACCAGCAGCGTCTTGGTGCCGATCGTGGCCTCGGCCAGCGCCTCGACGAACTCTTCGCTCGCTTCGTCGATCCAGTGCAGATCCTCGATCATGATCACGCTGCCGCCATCGGCCGGCGCCGCGCGAAACAGCGTTCTGAAGACGTTCAGCAGGCGGCTCTTGAACACGCCAGGATCGAGCCGCAGCGCGGGGCGGGCGGGATCGGCGAGTCCCATGAAGTCCAGCAGCAGCACCAGCGCGGTGTCCGGCAGGCCGATCGCTTCGAGCTTTTCGACCACACGCTGCCGCGACACCTCGACCGGCTCCTTCGGCCGGATGCCGAAGAAATCGCGCAAGAGCTCCAGCACCGGCTGGAACGGCGTCGTGCGGCCATGCGCCAGCACGCGGGCCTCGTAGACGCGAATGCCCTGGCGGCGGCAATGCTCGGCGAATTCGAAGCACAGCCGGCTCTTCCCGATGCCGGCCTCGCCGACGATGCCGACCACGGCGCCGCGCGCCGCCAGCACGTTGTCGAGTTCGCGTTCAAGGACATCGAACTGGGCCTTGCGACCGATCAGCGGCAGCAGCCGCTGGCCGCTGCGGAACACGTCGCTCGCCGGCGCGTTCAGGCGGCCGATCAGCTTGTAGATCGAGACCGGTGAGGCGATGCCGCGCACCGTGTGGGTGCCGAGCGGCTCGGCTTCGACGAATTGTCGCGCGCCGGTGTAGGTCTCCTTGCTGACCAGGATCGTGCCGGGCTCGGCCATGTGCTCGAGGCGGTTGGCCAGATGGACGTTGGCGCCGGCCGCATCGTAGGTCTGGTACATGCTGTTCTCGACGACCTGGACGATGACCTCGCCAGTGTGCAGCCCGACGCGGACCTGCAGGTGCGGATCGCCCAGCCGGCCGATCGAATCCTGCATCGCGAGCGCGCCGAGACAACCGCGTACCGCATGGTCCTCATGCGGCACCGGGGCCCCGAACAGCGCCATGACCCCGTCGCCCTGCGTCTTGTTGACGACGCCATCGAAGCGATGAACCGCCTCCTTCATGAGGTTGAGCACGGGATCGAGCCGCTGCATCGCGAGTTCGGGATCGCCGAGACTGTCGATCAGCTGGGTCGAATCACGAATGTCGGCGAACAGGATGGTCAGCCGCTTGCGCTCGCCGCCCTTGCTGCTCAGCGTCCGCAGCACGCGTTGCGCCGACTGGTCGCTCGGAGCAAGCCGCCCGGAGAGCGGCGCGCCGCATTGGCCGCAGAACCGGTTCGAGGGGCTGTTGGTGTGGCTACAAGCCTCGCATTTGAGGCCGAGCGGCTCGCCGCAGGCATCGCACGAGGCCGTCCCCGGCTGATTCTGCTTACCGCAACGTGCGCATTCCATGGCCCCTCCGTTCCACGGCGGAACTGACTCACGCCTCACGGCATGAGACTATGGAACTGCCACAATTTTCGCGGGAAACATAGCCTCAAGGCGGATGCGTGTCCTTGTCAACGTGGAGCTCGCACGGCCCGCCGGTTGTGACGCCGAGGTGAATCTCAACCTTGGCCACGCTCCTGCGCCAGCGCCTGCCAGGCGATGTCGCGGCGGCAGAAGCCATCGGTCCAGCGGATGCGGTCGACCGCCTCATAGGCGCGCGCCTGCGCCTCGGTGATGGTCTTGCCGGTGGCGCAGACGTTCAGCACGCGGCCGCCATTGGCGATGATCGAACCATCCTTCACCACCGTCCCAGCGTGGAAGATTTCAACGCCGTCAACCTTGGCAGCGTCGTCCAGCCCCTCGATCACGCTCCCCTTGGCGTAGTCACCGGGATAGCCTTCCGCGGCCATGACCACGGTGACCGCCGCGTCGGGAAACCAGCGCAGGTCGAAATTCTTCAATTGCCCATCGCATGCGGCGAGCATCGCCGGCACCAGGTCGGACATCATCCGCAGCATCAGCACCTGGCACTCCGGATCGCCGAAGCGGACATTGTATTCGAACAGCTTCGGTCCCTCGGCCGTCAGCATCAGCCCGGCATAGAGGATGCCCTTGAAGGGCGTCCCGCGCGCATTCATGCCGTCGATGGTCGGCAGGATGATGCGTTTCATGATCTGATCATGAATTTCCTGCGTGACGAACGGCGTCGGCGAATACGCGCCCATGCCGCCAGTGTTCGGCCCCTGGTCGTGGTCGAACACCCGCTTGTGGTCCTGCGCCGAGGCCAGCGGGATCGCAGTCTCGCCGTCACAGAGCGCGAAGAACGAGACCTCGCGCCCTTCGAGAAACTCCTCGATGACCACCTCTGCGCCGGCAACGCCGAAGCCGCCATCGAACATCATCCGCACAGCCTCTTCAGCTTCGACGAGCGTCCTGGCGACGACCACGCCCTTGCCCGCCGCCAAACCGTCGGCCTTCACGACGATCGGCGCGCCGTGCTCGCGGACATAGGCCAGCGCCTCCGGCGCATTGTCGAAGCGGCTGTAAGCGCCGGTCGGGATGCCGTATTCGGCGCAGAGATCCTTGGTGAAGCCCTTCGAGCCCTCGAGCTGCGCGGCCAGCTTGCGCGGCCCAAAGATCTTGATGCCGGCGCCGCTGACATCGTCGACGATTCCCGCCGCCAGCGGCGTCTCCGGCCCTACCACCACGAGATCGACCTTGTTCGCCCTGCAGAAGGCGATCACATCAGCATGGTTGGTCGTATCGAGCGCGACGCATTCCGCCTCCTTGGCAATCCCCGCATTGCCCGGAGCGCACCACAGCTTGGTGAGCAGCGGGGAGCCGGCGATCTTCCAGGCGAGAGCATGCTCGCGGCCGCCGGAACCAATCAGGAGGATATTCATCGTCGATGCCGTCAAAGGGAGTGGGTCGGTCTGGAGGCCCCACTTGCCCGGCCCTCGCCGCAGAGTCAAATCATGGCTCGGGCGGCTTTGCGGCGGCTCCGGCGATGATTTCCTGCAGGCCGGCGACGTGGCGGGCAAAGGCGGCGCGGCCCGAGGCGGCCAGCGTCACCGTGGTCTGCGGCTTCTTGCCGACGAAGGCCTTGTCGACGGTGACGTAGCCGGCCCGCGCCAGCGTCTCGATATGGGCGCCGAGATTGCCGTCGGTCGCCCCTGTCAGCTTCTTCAGCCGGACGAATTCGAGGCCCGCGCCGGCCGGCAGCGCATTGAGCGCCGCCATGATCCTGAGCCGCAGCGGCTGGTGGATGATCTCGTCGAGCTCCGCCAATGCCGCTAGCTCCGCCGCATCCACAAGCCGCCGAGGATCAGGCCGCCGCCATTGACGAAGGCCATCCACAACGGAAACGCGCCGTCGATGAAGGCGTAGCCGATCAGGGTCAGGGCGATGACGCAGAGTCCGAAGATCGTGAACGCCATCCCGAACCACAGGCCGGCAAGGCAGTAGAACAGCATGAAGTAGATCGGCCAGAACGCGCCCATCTCGCGCGGCCCGAAATGGCCGATCGTCTCGACGAAGGAGCCGAAGGCAGAAAACATGACGAAGGCGAGCAACGATCGCAGATCGAAGCTGCTTGTCCCCGAACGCGCCTTCCTGACCACCCCCACCGCAATTGATCCGCCGATCGCCAGCACGTAGACCGAACGCCACGTGATGCCGGCGTAGAGCGGCGCCAGATAGGTCGCGAGATTGCCTGCAAACACGAGCACGCCCCACAGGATCATCAGCAGGCTGGAGAGCCTGTAGATCTGCGACTGACGGACGCGCTTGGTGATATCCTCGATGTCGCTCAACGCGCGCGCGGCTTCCAGGTGATCGATCATGCGGATTGAACCCTCTAGCGCGTGGCCACATCTTCGGCGATCGCCGCGACCGCGGCGGGCGCCGACACGATCTCCATGTGATTGACGCCGGCGACCAGCTTGACGTCGACTGCCGGCGCGACTGCATGCACGGCATCGGCATATTTGTCCGCAAGCATCAGCTCGTCGGCGGCGCCGGCGATCACGCTGACCGGATGCTTCGCCGCGATGAGATCGGCCTTGTAGCCCGCGGTCGCGAAGTTGCGAAACAGCCGATAGCTGTAGGCCGGAACGACGTACTTCTCCGCGTTCGGCCGGATGGCGAAGGCCAAGGCGGGCAGCGCCTCGCAGCACGGCAGGCCGGCGCGGCTCAGCAGGCCAAGCGCGAGAATGCGCGGAATGT
Proteins encoded in this window:
- a CDS encoding adenylate/guanylate cyclase domain-containing protein, producing MECARCGKQNQPGTASCDACGEPLGLKCEACSHTNSPSNRFCGQCGAPLSGRLAPSDQSAQRVLRTLSSKGGERKRLTILFADIRDSTQLIDSLGDPELAMQRLDPVLNLMKEAVHRFDGVVNKTQGDGVMALFGAPVPHEDHAVRGCLGALAMQDSIGRLGDPHLQVRVGLHTGEVIVQVVENSMYQTYDAAGANVHLANRLEHMAEPGTILVSKETYTGARQFVEAEPLGTHTVRGIASPVSIYKLIGRLNAPASDVFRSGQRLLPLIGRKAQFDVLERELDNVLAARGAVVGIVGEAGIGKSRLCFEFAEHCRRQGIRVYEARVLAHGRTTPFQPVLELLRDFFGIRPKEPVEVSRQRVVEKLEAIGLPDTALVLLLDFMGLADPARPALRLDPGVFKSRLLNVFRTLFRAAPADGGSVIMIEDLHWIDEASEEFVEALAEATIGTKTLLVVNYRPGFAASFMQRAAFHELHIVPLASAEARELLRGVFGDDPSLQALAGDIVERAQGNPFFLEELASAVSESSDFEGERGAYRLKGGIGPIPLPPTVHAVVAARIDRLGETAKNVLETAAVIGRSVALSVLKPVTGLVDAELFDALAQLRNADLLYDLPPFDMGVLAFRHPLIQEVAYAMQLRSRLSTVHAAVAKAIEALDWGSQDEFAALIASHYEFAGQTIQSVEHLQRAARWIGRTNTAEALRLWKKIRAMLQAMPESEHVERLRSLASAQILNFGWREGISAEEVKPFAEEALRYARSSDKMHEPLVLGAYGRVLASTGAADDYVTLVQNAVKLTSEEGDVGRYATVNAMLSQAYLLSGRVREALSAAETALEAMARQSGFESNVTLGLNPNQIMGFDVEYWIKCLRARTLIQLGRFGELQIQLTELLETPPDQAAPVVRFIPHFAAIEFARCEGRAEDAAMHSAELHQIAEAAGMPYLRVQALAGAGIARAIAGDVTHAAYDFREAIDYARRARAGMEFEARMLGDLADALYRAGDMQGALDTAGEAISVARRRTDRIGELHATLLRCLIRTSHAGFRNDEEAFQSLLDAERLLEVSGAEIYKPMLIECRSSLEGTR
- a CDS encoding transcriptional regulator, yielding MAELDEIIHQPLRLRIMAALNALPAGAGLEFVRLKKLTGATDGNLGAHIETLARAGYVTVDKAFVGKKPQTTVTLAASGRAAFARHVAGLQEIIAGAAAKPPEP
- the purD gene encoding phosphoribosylamine--glycine ligase, translating into MNILLIGSGGREHALAWKIAGSPLLTKLWCAPGNAGIAKEAECVALDTTNHADVIAFCRANKVDLVVVGPETPLAAGIVDDVSGAGIKIFGPRKLAAQLEGSKGFTKDLCAEYGIPTGAYSRFDNAPEALAYVREHGAPIVVKADGLAAGKGVVVARTLVEAEEAVRMMFDGGFGVAGAEVVIEEFLEGREVSFFALCDGETAIPLASAQDHKRVFDHDQGPNTGGMGAYSPTPFVTQEIHDQIMKRIILPTIDGMNARGTPFKGILYAGLMLTAEGPKLFEYNVRFGDPECQVLMLRMMSDLVPAMLAACDGQLKNFDLRWFPDAAVTVVMAAEGYPGDYAKGSVIEGLDDAAKVDGVEIFHAGTVVKDGSIIANGGRVLNVCATGKTITEAQARAYEAVDRIRWTDGFCRRDIAWQALAQERGQG